The Psychroflexus sp. ALD_RP9 region AAACTTTGGATGTCTGGCCCAAATCAACTCAAACCAGAATTTAATTCAGCTCGTTTTCTTCATGTTTCAACCGATGAGGTTTATGGAACTTTAGGTGAAACAGGCTTGTTTACAGAAAAAACTGCTTACGCCCCAAACTCTCCTTATAGCGCTTCAAAAGCCTCTTCAGATTTTATTGTGAGAAGTTATTTTCATACCTATAACTTACCTGTAGTAACCACGAATTGTTCAAACAATTATGGGCCACATCAACATGATGAAAAACTAATTCCAACTATTATTAGAAAAGCCATTAACGGTGCTGAAATTCCTATTTATGGCGACGGCAAAAACATTAGAGATTGGCTATATGTTAAAGATCATTGTAAAGGAATAATGCTTGCTATTAAAAATGGAAAGCTTGGCGAAACCTATAATATTGGCGGACGTAACGAGCGCGATAACCTTTATATTGCAAAGAAAATTTGCGATATCCTTGATGAGGTTAATCCAAAAAAAGACCAAACCTCTTACAATACTCAAATTACTTTCGTAAAAGATCGTCCAGGTCATGATTTTAGATATGCAATAGATGCCACAAAAATAGAAAATGAATTAGGCTGGCTAGCAGATGAAAACTTTGAATCTGGTATTAAAAAAACTATTGACTGGTATTTACAAAAGTACACACAAGAATGACCATTGAAGCTACACCGCTAAATAATTGCTATATTATAAAACCAAATGTTTTTAAAGATCATCGCGGTAGTTTTATAGAAACGTATAAAGCTGGCAATCTTGAGCAAGTACTTGGTTATCAGGTTAAATTTGTTCAGGACAACCAGTCAATCTCAAAATATGGTGCTATACGTGGTTTTCACCTCCAAGTTGGCGATTTTGCCCAAGCTAAATTAGTACGTGTGGTTAAAGGTGAAGTTTTAGATGTTATTATCGATTTACGACCTGAATCTTCAACTTTTAAGCAGAGTTTTTGCTACAAGTTGAATGATGATAATAACCATCAATTATTTATCCCACGAGGTTTCGCTCACGGATTTTCAACCCTTTCAGAAGAAGCGATTTTTGCCTATAAATGTGATAACTTTTACAATAAAGCATCAGAACGCGGAATTGCTTTTAATGATGAAACCTTAAATATAGATTGGGGCATAGCCAATGATCATCAAGTTGTGTCTGAAAAAGACTTAAATAATCCTAGTCTGAAGCAGTATTTAAGCTATTTAGTATGAGTGTTTTAGTAACAGGAGCTAACGGTCAATTAGGCTTGTGTTTGCAAGCTATTTCTGCTAACTTTAAATCAATTGTTAAATTTAAAAGCTCGTCTGAATTAGATTTAACTAATAAAGAATTACTCTCTGATTTTTTTAACACAGAGCAGCCTAAATTCTGTATTAATTGCGCTGCATACACAAATGTTGAAGCCGCTGAAGATGAGACCAAAAAAGCTAATGAGATTAACTACTTAGCAGTTAAAAATTTAGCACAACTCTGTAAACAATATAATTGTGTATTAATTCACATCTCTACCGATTATGTGTTTAATGGTCAAAAACAAACAGCTTACATAGAAAATGATACCACACAGCCTATCAATGTTTATGGCTCTTCTAAACTTAAAGGTGAAAAAGCCATACAAGCTAGCGGTTGCCATCATTTTATTATCAGAACTTCTTGGCTCTACTCACAATACCGAAGCAATTTTTTAAATTTTGTAAAATCTAAAATTGAAGCCAAAACTGAAGAAATTACCATCACTACAGAGCAATTAGGTACACCAACTAATGCTAATGACTTAGCAGAATTTATTTGCTATTTAGTAAATTCAGAATCAATAAAATATGGTTTGTACCATTTTAGTAATGAAGGCGAATTAACTTGGTATGATTTCAGCTTGAAAATCAAACAACTTTACAATTCAGATATAAAGATAACACCTATAGAAAGTTTTAAAACCAAAGCTAAACGTCCTCCATATTCTGTTTTAAGTAAAGAAAAGTTAAAGAAAAACTTTAGTGATTTTCACTTAAAAAAATGGGATGAAAGTTTAGCCGACCTCATCAAAAAGATCGGCTAAAAATTTTATTCATTAAGAAGGCTTTTGCTTAAAGATTTAAATTTTAAAACAGGCGACCTTCCTTTTTTAAATATTTTGTTACTGTTTCTTTTTCCAGCGCGTAGCTTTTTTTGCTCTTCATATGGTAATTTAATAACTTCCTTACAGTGATCTGAGCAGCAATCGTTCATTTTTTGTGCACATTTTTCGCATTGTATAAACAGTAAGTGACAAGCTTCATTTGCACAATTGACGTGCGTATCACAGGGATCTCCACATTGATGACAGCGCGCTATGATATGATTAGAAATGCGCTCACCACGACGGTGATCAAAAACAAAGTTTTTGCCTAAGAATTTATTTTCTAAGCCTTTTTCGTTAACTTGTCTTGTATACTCAATAATACCACCATCAAGTTGATATACATTTTTAAAGCCTTTGTGTTTATAATATGCACTAGCTTTTTCGCAACGAATACCGCCGGTACAATACATGACTAATTTTTTATCTTCTTTATGCGCCTTTAGGTCTGCTTCAATAATGTCAAGAGAATCTCTAAAGGTATCTACATCTGGTGTAACAGCATTTTTGAAGTGTCCTATTTCGCTTTCATAATGATTTCGCATATCTACTAAAACCGTATCTGGATCTTCAATAAGAGCGTTAAACTGTTCGGCATCTACATGAACACCTCGATTGGTAACATCAAAGCTCTCATCATTTAAGCCATCAGCGACAATTTTAGAACGGACTTTAATTTTGAGTTTTAAAAATGATTTGTCATCATGTTCTATAGCAATATTTAAACGAACATTTTCTAAAAAGTAGATACCATCTAAAAAAGCTTTAAATTTAGAAAACTCTTTTGCTGGAACCGATAGTTGTGCGTTAATTCCTTCGTGAGCGACATAAATTCTACCTAAGACATTCATATTGTCCCAAGCAACAAATAAGTGGTTTCTGAATAATTGCGGATTGCCAATTTTCGCATATTTATAAAAGGAAAGTGTCAAGCGTTCTTCTCCAGCTTGCTCTATTAAGGCTTCCCTTTCTTTGGCACTTAGTTTATTGTACAGTTGCATGCTATACTAGATTTAAGTTAAAGAAAGATTAAAATGCAAATGTAAACTAAAAGATTAGAAATGAAAAAAGTCCCACTTCTTGGGGACTTTTTCTAACGGGCTAATTCGTTATTAAGATAATTAAATAAACATCGCTTAGTTTTCTTATCTAAAAAACTAGCTAACCGTCTACCAAAATATTGGCTTTCTGTTTGAATTTAAAGAGGTGCACATTTTAAATTCTATACAATAGATGAGTTATCTATAAATTGGTTGCGTGAAAATAATACGTTTATTGATATAAATAGTATTTTTACATCAAAAGTTATTTAGAAAATCTGAATTATGGCAAAAGATAATAAAGAACAAGACGCAAAATTAAAGGCTTTAAAACTCACTTTAGATAAATTAGATAAAACCTACGGTAAAGGTACTGTAATGAAAATGAGTGACCAAGCCGTAGAAGATGTTGATGCAATATCTTCGGGATCTTTAGGTTTAGATTTAGCTTTAGGTGTTGGAGGCTATCCCAGAGGAAGAGTTATAGAAATATATGGTCCAGAATCTTCAGGTAAAACTACTTTAACCCTTCATGCTATTGCAGAAGCTCAAAAGGCAGGAGGAATAGCCGCATTTATCGATGCTGAACATGCATTTGATCGCGTCTATGCAGAAAAGCTAGGTGTAGATATAGACAATCTAATTATTTCTCAGCCAGATCATGGTGAGCAGGCTCTTGAAATTGCAGATAATCTTATTCGTTCAGGTGCTATCGATATCGTGATTGTAGATTCTGTTGCTGCACTTACTCCTAAAAGCGAAATAGAAGGTGAAATGGGTGATTCTAAAATGGGTCTTCACGCACGTTTAATGTCTCAAGCTTTAAGGAAATTAACTTCATCTATTAGCAAAACTAATTGTACGGTTATCTTCATAAATCAATTACGTGAAAAAATAGGGGTCATGTTCGGTAACCCTGAAACAACAACAGGTGGTAATGCTTTGAAGTTTTATGCCTCGGTAAGATTAGATATTAGACGCTCTACACAAATTAAAAACAGCAATAGTGATGTTATGGGTAATAAAACCCGTGTAAAAGTTGTCAAAAATAAAGTAGCGCCACCTTTTAAAATGGCTGAGTTTGATATTATGTATGGTGAAGGTATCTCAAAAATTGGAGAAATTATTGACATAGGTGTAGATTATGAAATTGTTAAAAAGGCTGGTTCATGGTTTAGTTATGAAGATACAAAATTAGGGCAAGGCCGTGATGCGGTAAAAACCCTACTTAAAGACAATCCTGAATTGATGGAAGAGCTTGAAGAAAAAATCATAGATGCTATAAAATTAGCTAAAGCAGAAGAATAATTTTATACGCAACCATTTTAGTAATTTATTATCTTTATAGTAAAGGTTATGAAAAAAATAATAGGTATTACATTAGTTATTTTAAGCTTTTTAAGTTGTGAGTCAGATGATTTTTATGACAGAAGCGGAACTGAAGTTGGAACAATTTCTTTTGCAAACTTACCAGATGAATTAGTTTTGGGAAATTCATATCAGTTTGATTTATCTGTCGACCAAATATCAGATTGTCATTCATTTAATCGTTTTGAGACTGAAGTTGTAAATCAAAATACAATTGTTGTAGGAGTGATATTAAATTTTGATGATAACTTTTCTTGTGAACCTTCTGATAATGTCAATATTAGAACTTACGACTATGAAGCGACAACACCAGGAACTATCACCTTTAGATTTCTTAGCGACAATACGCCAGGCAATCAGGATTTTATTGAGTATGAGGTTACCGTTTTAGAGCCATAACAAATGATTTTAAAAAAACTTATCAAGCAATGTCAAAACAATAATATTGAAGCTCAAAAGCAGCTTTATTTATTGTATGCTGATAAGTTTTTTGGAATTTGCTTAAAGTATTCATCTAATCATGCTCAAGCGCAAGACAACCTTCAAGATGCTTTTATTACTATTTTTGAAAAAATAAAGCAATTTAAACACAAAGGTTCTTTTGAAGGATGGATGAAACGAATTGTAGTTAATACAGCTCTACAAAAGTATAAGCAACAAAAAGTATTTGAGCTTATTGCTCCCAATGCAATTCAAGACGATCATTATATTGTAGAAGACTTACCAAAATTAGAACTCAATGAACTATTAGCTCTAATTCAAGAATTGCCTGACCGCTACCGATTAGTGTTTAATCTATATGTTTTAGATGGTTATTCTCATGCTGAAATTGCTGAATGTTTATCAATTAGCGACGGTACTTCAAAATCTAACCTTTCCCGAGCTAGAGCTATTTTAAAAACTAAAGTTGAAACTCTACGTCAACAAAAAGCCAATAAGCAAGCTTAATGAGTGATTTTGGTAAACATATAGATCGTGTTTTTCAAGAAGGTTTAAATAATTTTCAACCTGAAGCACCTCAGCAAGCTTGGCATAATATTGAAGCGCGGCTTCACTCTAAGACTAAAAAAAGTTTAATACCATTTTGGTTTTACAAGTATGCAGGTGTTGCTGCTATAGCGGTTATTATGTTTATTTTAGGTTTTTATTATAACAACACGCAACATAAAAACCTAATAACTTATTCTCAAGGCGTTTCTGAAATAGATTATAATGTCAATTTTTCAACTGAAATTAGCACAATCTCACCTCAAGCTTTCTCTATTATTTATCAAGATTTAAGTTTATTATTAAAGCCTTCAACAAAAAATCCTGAATCAAATACAAGCTTAGACACAACTCAATTTAAAGAACAAATAAAAGTTTCTTCGGTAAGTTCCTTAATAAAGCCTGTATCAATTTTAAGTTTTAATAGTTCTATAAATTCTAAAGTAACAATTCCAAGCTTTAATTATAGCATGGCAAGTGTTAAACCTAAAAAAGCTAAAACACTTGATAATCGTTGGTCACTTAATCCTCAAGTTGCGCCTGTGTTTTCTAGTGCTGTATCAAATACAAGCAGTTTAGGCGCTAATTTTTCTTCAGAAGGTAATGCTGTTAACATGGCTTACGGCGTCAATTTAGCCTATAAATTAACTGATAAGCTTAAACTAAGAACTGGTGTTAACCAGGTTAATTTAAGCTATGTCACTAATGATGTTACAATGACCTTTGATAATCCTGCTTTTAGTGATGCTAACATTAATCTAAACTCAAACAACCAGTATTATGCTGTAGTATCTTCAACTGAAATGGCTAATTATGGCGGTGAAAATTTTAGAACAGCGCAAAACTTTGGTAATATTAATCAGCAATTAGGTTTCATTGAGATTCCTTTAGAATTAGAATATCAGCTTATTAACAAAAAAATCGGTGTAAATGTAATTGGAGGTGCAAGTACCCTAATATTGAATAATAATGCCTTGGTTTTTGAAACTTCAACGGCACAAACTGAAATAGGTCAAGCTAATAACTTAAACACAACTAGTTTTTCTACAAACTTAGGCTTAGGCATTAATTATGGTTTATCTAAACAGTGGTCTTTTAATTTTGAGCCCACATTTAAGTATCAAATTAATACGTTTAAATCAAGTACAACCAATATACAGCCATATTACTTTGGGGTGTTTACAGGAATTCAGTTTAAATTTTAAATCTTTTTATTCTTAAATTTTTTTAGCACTGAAAATAAATTATTTTTGTAATAATGTCACTTATCACTAAGCATATCATAGAGCTGTTATATCATCACGATTGTGTGATTTTGCCTGATTTTGGTGCTTTTTTAACGCAGCAAAAGTCAGCTAAAATCAATACCGAATCACACATACTATCACCACCTAAAAAAACAATCCAGTTTAGCGCACAAATCAAAAACCATGATGGCTTATTAATTAATAGCTTAGCAAAAGCGCTTAATATTAGTTTTCAAAAAGCTGAGCGCCAAGTTAAATTATATATAGAAGATTTAAAATCAAGCTTAAAACAAGGAGAAACGGTTAAACTAAAAGGTATAGGTAGCTTTAAACAAAATGAAGCTATTGTCTTTACTGCCGATGAAACAGCAAACTTTTTGTTAGATGCTTATGGTTTTCAAACTTGTAAAACTTCAACGATTGGGGTTCCTGAAAATAAAGTTACAGTTGAAGAGCCTTCAACTATTATTGATATTTCAAAAGAAGCATCTCAAAAACCTGTTTATTATACAAAATATGCAGCTGCCATTGTTTTAATGATAGGGATTGTTTCTGTTTTAGGTTATATTTTTCTTAAAAATACTGCTAAAGAAAACTCCTTAGCCAATGAGAAAAAGGCTCAAAAAATAATTGAAGAAAAAATTCAAACTGCTCAATTTTCACTTCAAACATCGCTAGAGCCTATTGTAATTGAAAAAGAAACTAATTTAGTTTCTGCTTCAATTGAAGTTAAGCCTTTTAACATCATTGCAGGTGCTTTTAAAAATAAAGCAAATGCTGATAAGCGTCTAGAAGAATTGATACAGAAAGGTTACAAAGCAAGTTATGTTGGTCTTAATGCTTATAATTTACACCAAGTAGCTTATGCTAGTTTTAGTGACCGAAAGAGAGCAAGGCAATTTTTAAAAGAAATAAGACTTACCGAAAATAAAGCGGCTTGGTTGTTGGTAAAATAAAACATTTAGGATATTCTTAAATGTATAAGTTTTACCTTTGTGAAAAATTCTGAAATGAATAAATATCCTGAAGATTCTAAAACCACATTAACTGATTTAGTTTTGCCTAGCGAAACCAATCCATTAAACAATTTGTTCGGTGGTGAACTTTTAGCAAGAATGGATCGTGCTGCTAGTATTGCTGCAAGACGTCATTCTAGAAGAATTGTAGTGACTGCATCAGTTAACCACGTTGCATTTAATAAATCAGTTCCTTTAGGTAGTGTTGTAACTGTAGAAGCAAAAGTTTCAAGAGCTTTTAAGACTTCTATGGAGATTGTTATAGATGTTTGGATAGAAGATCGTGAAAGCGGAAGACGCTCTAAAGCTAACGAAGCTATTTATACTTTTGTGGCGGTTGATGATGTCGGGCATCCAGTTCCAATTCCAGAAATTACACCACAAACAGATTTAGAAAAAGAACGCTACAATGCTGCCTTAAGGCGTAAGCAACTCAGTCTTGTTTTAGCAGGTAAAATGAAAGCTAAAGATGCGACAGAGTTAAAAGCATTATTTGAATAATCATTAAAAAATAAACACATGTACGAAGTTTTTCAAATTGTTCACTCTTATTGGGCTTATCTTGTTTTACTTGTTTTAACACTAGCAACATTTAATGCTATTATTAAGACTTTAAACAAATCAAGCTATGCAGCTAAAGATTTTAGAATCTCGTTATTTACTTTAATTGTTTCGCACTTGCAATTACTCATTGGCTTAGTGCTTTATTTTGTGCAGCCTTATTTCGTAGCCTTTTCAGAACAAGGAATGGGAGCGGTTATGAAAGACTCAACACTAAGACTATATTTAGTAGAACATCCTTTAACAATGATAATAGCTATTGTGTTAATTACAATAGGCTATAGTAAGCATAAAAAGAAGCTGTCATCTACTAAAAAGTTTAGAACAATTGCTATTTTTTATGCCTTGGCATTGATTTTAGTTTTATCTAGAATTCCTTGGGATGCGTGGTTCTAAAAAGTTATTGACTGTAGAATAAAAAAAACCTGTTGATTATTCAACAGGTTTTTTTTATTCAATTAAATGCAATTATTATGCATTAATAGGTTCAACAGAAACATAAGACTTGTCATCTTTTGTTTTCTTAAACTGAACAATTCCATCTACTTTAGCGTGTAATGTATGGTCTTTTCCAGCGTAAACATTAGCGCCAGGCTTATGTTTAGTACCACGTTGTCTAACAATAATATTGCCAGCAATAGCTGCTTGACCACCAAATATTTTAACGCCTAAACGTTTCGATTCTGACTCTCTACCGTTCTTAGAACTACCTACACCTTTCTTATGTGCCATGTCTAAAAGTTTTTAATTATTTACTTAAAGCTTCAATTAATTCTGCTTTCTTCAATGAAGAATATCCTTCTAAACCTTGAGCTTTAGCCATTTCTTTAAGCTCAGCAACTGTGTGCTTACTCAAGTCTTTTGTTTCTTTGTTTTCAGTTTTAGCGGCTTCTTTACTTGGTTCTGCTTTTTTAGCAGTAGCAGAAGATTTTTTAGCTCCGCTAGCTGTAAGGTTTTCAATTTGAATTTCAGTCAAGTATTGTCTATGACCGTTTTTCTTTTTGTAACCTTTTCTTCTTTTCTTTTTAAAGACAATAACCTTGTCTCCTTTCAGGTGCTTTAGGACTTTAGCGTCAACTTTTGCACCATCTATAGCTGGGGCGCCAATTGTTGTGTTAGTACCATCATTAAATAAAAGAACTTTATCAAAGCTAACTTGAGCTCCTTCATCTTCTTTTAATCGATGTACAAACACTTTTTGGTCTTTTGCAACTTTAAACTGCTGCCCTGCTATCTCTACGATTGCATACATAATGTTATGTGTTTAATTTTAAAAATGTCTGCAAATATAGTGCTTAATTTTTAAATACAAACATTTAATCTTCAGTTTGAATAGGATTTTTAAATAATTGCATGAATGATAAAGTAAGCACTACCGTAGTGGCAAAGCCCATAATTGCAACCACAAAAGCAAAAATACCAGGACCAATATTATAACTATTAGAAAAGTTTGTTGCCAGTTGGTTAATAAAGTTAGGCTCAACTTCAGTAGCATAAATTGTCATAAAAATGGTAAACAAAATGCTACCTATAAACCCAGTTACAATTCCTGCACTAAAACCAATACTGTAATTGTAATTAGATTTCAATTCAATTCTTCTAAACCTAATAGCTTCAAAAATAGCAAAACCAGTAATTACGCCATTAAACAAGCTAAACAAAGGGTTTGTATGTAAGCCGAATAAAGATAATACTAAAAAATAAGCAATAAGCGATGTTGTTAAAGCAACACCAAATCTAATTGGAAGTATAAATTTTGTCATAATCTAATTTTTTCCTCAAATTAGTATAAATTAATTAATGCGTGTTTTAACATCATGTTAATTGTGCCAA contains the following coding sequences:
- a CDS encoding RNA polymerase sigma factor, whose product is MILKKLIKQCQNNNIEAQKQLYLLYADKFFGICLKYSSNHAQAQDNLQDAFITIFEKIKQFKHKGSFEGWMKRIVVNTALQKYKQQKVFELIAPNAIQDDHYIVEDLPKLELNELLALIQELPDRYRLVFNLYVLDGYSHAEIAECLSISDGTSKSNLSRARAILKTKVETLRQQKANKQA
- the recA gene encoding recombinase RecA, with amino-acid sequence MAKDNKEQDAKLKALKLTLDKLDKTYGKGTVMKMSDQAVEDVDAISSGSLGLDLALGVGGYPRGRVIEIYGPESSGKTTLTLHAIAEAQKAGGIAAFIDAEHAFDRVYAEKLGVDIDNLIISQPDHGEQALEIADNLIRSGAIDIVIVDSVAALTPKSEIEGEMGDSKMGLHARLMSQALRKLTSSISKTNCTVIFINQLREKIGVMFGNPETTTGGNALKFYASVRLDIRRSTQIKNSNSDVMGNKTRVKVVKNKVAPPFKMAEFDIMYGEGISKIGEIIDIGVDYEIVKKAGSWFSYEDTKLGQGRDAVKTLLKDNPELMEELEEKIIDAIKLAKAEE
- the rfbD gene encoding dTDP-4-dehydrorhamnose reductase, giving the protein MSVLVTGANGQLGLCLQAISANFKSIVKFKSSSELDLTNKELLSDFFNTEQPKFCINCAAYTNVEAAEDETKKANEINYLAVKNLAQLCKQYNCVLIHISTDYVFNGQKQTAYIENDTTQPINVYGSSKLKGEKAIQASGCHHFIIRTSWLYSQYRSNFLNFVKSKIEAKTEEITITTEQLGTPTNANDLAEFICYLVNSESIKYGLYHFSNEGELTWYDFSLKIKQLYNSDIKITPIESFKTKAKRPPYSVLSKEKLKKNFSDFHLKKWDESLADLIKKIG
- the rpmA gene encoding 50S ribosomal protein L27 — protein: MAHKKGVGSSKNGRESESKRLGVKIFGGQAAIAGNIIVRQRGTKHKPGANVYAGKDHTLHAKVDGIVQFKKTKDDKSYVSVEPINA
- a CDS encoding rhodanese-related sulfurtransferase, with translation MQLYNKLSAKEREALIEQAGEERLTLSFYKYAKIGNPQLFRNHLFVAWDNMNVLGRIYVAHEGINAQLSVPAKEFSKFKAFLDGIYFLENVRLNIAIEHDDKSFLKLKIKVRSKIVADGLNDESFDVTNRGVHVDAEQFNALIEDPDTVLVDMRNHYESEIGHFKNAVTPDVDTFRDSLDIIEADLKAHKEDKKLVMYCTGGIRCEKASAYYKHKGFKNVYQLDGGIIEYTRQVNEKGLENKFLGKNFVFDHRRGERISNHIIARCHQCGDPCDTHVNCANEACHLLFIQCEKCAQKMNDCCSDHCKEVIKLPYEEQKKLRAGKRNSNKIFKKGRSPVLKFKSLSKSLLNE
- a CDS encoding DUF4199 family protein, translating into MTKFILPIRFGVALTTSLIAYFLVLSLFGLHTNPLFSLFNGVITGFAIFEAIRFRRIELKSNYNYSIGFSAGIVTGFIGSILFTIFMTIYATEVEPNFINQLATNFSNSYNIGPGIFAFVVAIMGFATTVVLTLSFMQLFKNPIQTED
- a CDS encoding acyl-CoA thioesterase, which gives rise to MNKYPEDSKTTLTDLVLPSETNPLNNLFGGELLARMDRAASIAARRHSRRIVVTASVNHVAFNKSVPLGSVVTVEAKVSRAFKTSMEIVIDVWIEDRESGRRSKANEAIYTFVAVDDVGHPVPIPEITPQTDLEKERYNAALRRKQLSLVLAGKMKAKDATELKALFE
- a CDS encoding HU family DNA-binding protein, which translates into the protein MSLITKHIIELLYHHDCVILPDFGAFLTQQKSAKINTESHILSPPKKTIQFSAQIKNHDGLLINSLAKALNISFQKAERQVKLYIEDLKSSLKQGETVKLKGIGSFKQNEAIVFTADETANFLLDAYGFQTCKTSTIGVPENKVTVEEPSTIIDISKEASQKPVYYTKYAAAIVLMIGIVSVLGYIFLKNTAKENSLANEKKAQKIIEEKIQTAQFSLQTSLEPIVIEKETNLVSASIEVKPFNIIAGAFKNKANADKRLEELIQKGYKASYVGLNAYNLHQVAYASFSDRKRARQFLKEIRLTENKAAWLLVK
- the rfbC gene encoding dTDP-4-dehydrorhamnose 3,5-epimerase, encoding MTIEATPLNNCYIIKPNVFKDHRGSFIETYKAGNLEQVLGYQVKFVQDNQSISKYGAIRGFHLQVGDFAQAKLVRVVKGEVLDVIIDLRPESSTFKQSFCYKLNDDNNHQLFIPRGFAHGFSTLSEEAIFAYKCDNFYNKASERGIAFNDETLNIDWGIANDHQVVSEKDLNNPSLKQYLSYLV
- the rfbB gene encoding dTDP-glucose 4,6-dehydratase, with protein sequence MTNILITGGAGFIASNFINLFVPEQKFHFVNLDKLTYAGDLNNIEIADYNNYSFVKGDICDEKLVKELFDKYQFQYVFHFAAESHVDNSITNPAAFIDTNIRGTFNLVHEAYKLWMSGPNQLKPEFNSARFLHVSTDEVYGTLGETGLFTEKTAYAPNSPYSASKASSDFIVRSYFHTYNLPVVTTNCSNNYGPHQHDEKLIPTIIRKAINGAEIPIYGDGKNIRDWLYVKDHCKGIMLAIKNGKLGETYNIGGRNERDNLYIAKKICDILDEVNPKKDQTSYNTQITFVKDRPGHDFRYAIDATKIENELGWLADENFESGIKKTIDWYLQKYTQE
- the rplU gene encoding 50S ribosomal protein L21, which produces MYAIVEIAGQQFKVAKDQKVFVHRLKEDEGAQVSFDKVLLFNDGTNTTIGAPAIDGAKVDAKVLKHLKGDKVIVFKKKRRKGYKKKNGHRQYLTEIQIENLTASGAKKSSATAKKAEPSKEAAKTENKETKDLSKHTVAELKEMAKAQGLEGYSSLKKAELIEALSK